One window from the genome of Parachlamydiales bacterium encodes:
- a CDS encoding YicC/YloC family endoribonuclease has translation MTAYSRSKVETSFGVYSIEIQSVNKRHLEMQCYVPANLLRFDAKIRAQISSRIHRGNVVVRIHQVGKGEENHPIHVNVPLLNELSKAWRTVADHLGYAEHEKLPLSLFSRVDHLFVADNHHADEEGIWEPLFKGLQEALDNLEIAKMQEGKSIQTDLLQRCGNLQKWSEEVASKASKAPNKLKDRLTERFAALSPGTENDERILREICIYVDKIDISEESLRLKTHLIKLEQLLKADIPTVGKELEFLLQEITREINTSGSKSQDLDIIQLTLQMKNEVERIREQVQNVE, from the coding sequence ATGACAGCTTATAGCCGAAGCAAGGTTGAAACCTCCTTTGGCGTTTACTCGATAGAAATCCAATCCGTGAATAAACGGCATCTGGAGATGCAGTGCTACGTCCCTGCCAATCTATTGCGTTTCGATGCAAAAATTCGCGCTCAGATCTCCTCACGCATCCACCGCGGCAACGTCGTTGTCCGCATACATCAAGTGGGGAAAGGTGAGGAAAATCACCCCATACACGTCAATGTTCCCCTTCTTAATGAACTAAGCAAAGCCTGGCGCACTGTTGCAGATCATCTGGGGTATGCTGAGCACGAGAAACTCCCCCTAAGTCTCTTTTCACGCGTAGATCATCTTTTTGTTGCCGACAATCACCATGCGGATGAAGAGGGGATTTGGGAGCCTTTGTTCAAGGGATTGCAGGAAGCTTTAGACAATCTTGAAATAGCCAAAATGCAAGAAGGTAAATCTATTCAGACAGACTTACTGCAACGCTGCGGAAACCTGCAAAAATGGTCTGAAGAAGTGGCAAGTAAGGCCTCAAAAGCTCCCAATAAACTAAAAGACAGACTGACTGAACGCTTTGCAGCCCTATCTCCAGGTACTGAAAATGATGAACGCATCCTCCGAGAAATCTGCATCTATGTGGATAAAATTGACATTAGCGAGGAATCCCTGAGACTGAAAACCCATCTTATCAAACTGGAACAGCTTCTAAAGGCCGACATACCTACCGTAGGGAAAGAACTGGAATTTCTGCTCCAAGAGATTACGCGGGAAATCAATACATCAGGCTCAAAATCTCAGGATTTAGATATCATTCAGCTCACGTTGCAAATGAAGAATGAAGTCGAACGTATCCGCGAACAAGTGCAAAATGTCGAATAA
- a CDS encoding ABC transporter permease has product MNGWLKQRLLVSLTALLLVFLITFLLIRFLPGDPFLTEQGLPEKSHQALRDHWKLDDAWYQQLFSHVRSIISFDFGTSITYPDRTVKSIIWQALPISIQLGMSSVCLALFLGVSSAVLTSIYDYQTHRVLFFLFTTLLLSMPTFLVAALLQYFVGTEWGWLPVARWGSWEQLILPSLSLALGTGAFLGNLLYVRIQKELDEPYVRFAEAKGLSHAAIILKHVLRNAIIPLLAYLGPFIANVATGSFIIEKIFAIPGLGYWFVQSVGNRDYPLIVALVLLYCSVLLVCVFLSDLAIAWADPRQRTQLYKKAAA; this is encoded by the coding sequence GTGAACGGTTGGTTAAAGCAGCGCTTGTTAGTATCACTGACGGCGCTGCTTTTAGTTTTTTTGATCACATTCCTCTTGATACGTTTTTTGCCGGGCGATCCATTTCTTACAGAACAGGGATTGCCGGAGAAAAGCCACCAAGCTCTCAGAGACCATTGGAAACTTGACGACGCTTGGTATCAACAACTTTTTTCACATGTACGTTCCATAATATCTTTTGACTTCGGCACCTCCATCACCTATCCCGACCGAACAGTCAAATCGATAATTTGGCAAGCTTTGCCGATTTCCATCCAGCTAGGAATGAGCAGTGTTTGCTTAGCGTTATTCTTAGGTGTTTCCAGTGCTGTTTTGACTAGTATCTATGATTATCAGACCCATCGTGTCTTGTTTTTTCTTTTCACAACGTTGCTTCTTTCCATGCCTACTTTTTTAGTTGCCGCTTTGCTGCAGTACTTTGTTGGAACAGAATGGGGGTGGCTGCCCGTTGCCCGCTGGGGTAGCTGGGAACAGCTTATATTACCCTCCTTAAGTTTGGCATTAGGGACGGGAGCTTTTCTTGGAAATTTGCTCTATGTCCGGATCCAAAAAGAATTAGACGAGCCTTATGTAAGATTTGCGGAAGCTAAAGGTCTTTCTCATGCGGCCATTATCTTGAAGCATGTTCTTAGGAATGCCATCATTCCCCTTTTGGCCTATTTAGGTCCTTTCATTGCGAATGTTGCTACCGGTAGTTTTATTATCGAGAAAATATTCGCTATTCCTGGGCTTGGCTACTGGTTTGTCCAAAGTGTAGGGAATAGGGATTACCCTCTCATTGTTGCTTTGGTACTGCTTTATTGCTCAGTGTTGCTTGTCTGTGTTTTCCTTAGCGACTTAGCTATTGCATGGGCGGACCCAAGGCAACGTACTCAACTCTATAAAAAAGCTGCGGCATGA
- a CDS encoding RNA-binding protein, producing MSNEKNKLFIGNLSWKAGEEDLRPLFEQHGAVLEVKVVMDNYTGKSRGFAFVIMGSPEEAQAAIENLDKMTFLGRELRVSLAEDRRQNKEPREGGYQRRENGGGNGYNRSGGGDRDNYRGERSGGYAGSRQR from the coding sequence ATGTCTAACGAAAAAAATAAGCTGTTCATTGGCAACCTGTCATGGAAAGCAGGCGAAGAGGATCTACGTCCTCTGTTTGAACAGCACGGTGCTGTGCTTGAAGTGAAAGTCGTAATGGATAACTACACCGGCAAATCGCGTGGGTTTGCTTTTGTTATCATGGGCTCACCTGAAGAAGCACAAGCTGCAATCGAAAACCTCGACAAAATGACTTTCCTAGGTCGTGAGTTGAGAGTTTCTTTAGCAGAAGACCGTCGCCAAAACAAAGAACCCCGTGAAGGCGGTTATCAGCGTCGTGAAAACGGCGGTGGCAACGGCTACAACCGTAGCGGTGGTGGCGATCGTGACAACTATCGTGGCGAACGTTCCGGCGGTTACGCTGGTTCACGTCAGCGCTAG
- a CDS encoding ABC transporter permease yields the protein MRKSFGIFLLLLCLCLAVFGPSLAPSEFDAIHLSQTNLAPSAKHWFGTDDLGRDLFARTAIGLRLSLATGIVAACIDCLIGALWGASAAMLGRKYDMIMMRFVDSLAAIPQTILAIVMLVCLGPGFLSMICAMVIAGWLTMARIMRSYVATLVNKEYVLASRLIGAGYGRVLRMHILPNSTDIILTTLLMTIPQAIFLESFLSFLGLGVPPPASSLGSMAQEALPALSYYPWRMLIPAGCVSVVILGFNLIAKQADDRHGK from the coding sequence ATGAGAAAATCGTTCGGCATATTCTTACTTTTGCTCTGCTTATGCTTGGCTGTATTTGGCCCTTCACTGGCCCCTAGCGAATTCGATGCGATCCATCTAAGTCAGACCAACCTTGCACCTTCAGCCAAACATTGGTTTGGAACTGATGACCTAGGCCGTGACTTATTTGCTCGGACGGCCATAGGCCTGCGACTGTCCTTAGCGACAGGAATTGTTGCTGCTTGTATAGACTGCCTCATAGGAGCATTATGGGGTGCTTCAGCGGCGATGCTGGGAAGAAAATATGATATGATCATGATGCGTTTTGTGGATTCCCTCGCTGCTATTCCTCAGACTATTCTGGCTATTGTCATGCTGGTGTGCTTAGGGCCGGGATTCCTTTCTATGATCTGCGCCATGGTCATCGCGGGATGGCTGACAATGGCACGCATCATGCGCTCTTACGTGGCAACATTAGTCAACAAAGAATATGTCTTAGCTTCCCGATTAATCGGTGCAGGATATGGCAGAGTTCTCCGCATGCATATATTGCCAAACAGTACCGATATCATCCTGACGACTTTACTGATGACTATTCCTCAGGCTATATTTCTGGAATCGTTCTTAAGTTTTCTTGGATTGGGGGTTCCCCCGCCGGCTTCTAGCTTAGGCAGTATGGCCCAAGAAGCGCTGCCTGCATTAAGCTACTATCCTTGGAGAATGCTTATTCCCGCGGGATGTGTCAGCGTAGTTATTTTAGGATTCAATTTAATCGCCAAGCAAGCGGACGATAGACATGGAAAGTAA
- a CDS encoding SEC-C metal-binding domain-containing protein: protein MTDKPGRNDPCPCGSGKKYKNCCLGKAPSLKLKHKVSVLSGVKKEAPNLMNRAFGDAIEEAPVDNLLMPQAFPETSPPPPGTVSPLGVPSDEK from the coding sequence ATGACTGACAAACCAGGAAGAAATGATCCCTGTCCATGCGGATCAGGAAAAAAATACAAAAATTGCTGTTTAGGCAAAGCCCCCAGCTTGAAATTAAAGCATAAGGTCAGCGTTTTATCAGGCGTTAAAAAAGAAGCTCCTAACTTGATGAATAGAGCATTTGGCGATGCAATTGAAGAAGCGCCTGTCGACAATCTGCTCATGCCGCAAGCATTTCCTGAAACTTCACCTCCTCCCCCCGGAACTGTAAGCCCCTTAGGTGTTCCTTCTGACGAGAAGTAA
- the ribE gene encoding 6,7-dimethyl-8-ribityllumazine synthase, which produces MRYQTIQGNYNATSLRVGIVVSRFNQTITQNLLDGAIDALARHNISLENVTVVWVPGAMELPLTAQALADTGRFDAIICLGAVIQGATDHYDYVCQQSASGIARASQECGLPILFGVLTTHTIEQALERAGLKSGNKGFEVAMAAIEMANVMRRIEMLKSSHAPVQRGVVQDSTVPL; this is translated from the coding sequence ATGAGATATCAAACCATTCAGGGCAATTATAATGCCACTTCCTTGCGCGTAGGTATCGTTGTAAGCCGTTTCAATCAAACAATCACTCAAAACTTGCTTGATGGCGCAATCGACGCCTTAGCGCGACATAATATCTCATTAGAAAACGTCACTGTCGTATGGGTGCCCGGTGCAATGGAGCTTCCCCTAACAGCACAAGCCTTAGCAGATACAGGCCGTTTTGATGCGATTATTTGCCTTGGAGCCGTCATTCAAGGGGCTACTGACCATTACGATTACGTTTGCCAACAGTCTGCTTCAGGGATAGCCCGTGCTTCACAAGAATGCGGTTTGCCGATTCTATTTGGCGTATTAACGACACATACGATTGAACAAGCTTTGGAGCGCGCAGGACTTAAAAGTGGAAATAAAGGTTTTGAAGTTGCCATGGCAGCCATTGAAATGGCAAATGTCATGCGTCGCATCGAAATGTTGAAAAGTAGCCATGCGCCGGTTCAACGCGGTGTAGTGCAGGATTCAACAGTTCCGCTATGA
- the gmk gene encoding guanylate kinase has product MSNKGNSSSLPPNLKEGLLFVLSAPAGTGKTTLVKQLTDVMPRVIASISFTTRPPRTGEFNGIHYNFISREAFEAKIAAGDFLEYVEFCGNYYGTSLNWVEKQRADGKHVILTIDTQGALLLKEKLKASYIFILPPSLEIQRQRLILRGTDTPEVIEQRMLHTMVELKVAREYDYAIVNSKIDLAVATLKTIIEAEEYKVKHLLKDSSCPALLKIK; this is encoded by the coding sequence ATGTCGAATAAAGGAAACTCCTCTTCACTACCTCCCAATCTAAAGGAGGGACTTCTCTTTGTTCTTAGCGCTCCTGCAGGCACAGGAAAAACAACACTTGTAAAACAACTGACCGATGTCATGCCCCGCGTTATTGCCAGTATCTCTTTCACTACACGTCCCCCACGAACCGGTGAATTTAACGGCATTCACTACAATTTCATTTCACGGGAAGCCTTCGAAGCTAAAATCGCTGCAGGGGATTTTCTTGAGTATGTAGAATTCTGCGGCAACTATTATGGGACATCCTTAAATTGGGTAGAAAAACAAAGAGCAGATGGAAAACATGTCATCTTGACAATCGATACACAGGGGGCTCTCCTTCTAAAAGAAAAGCTTAAAGCGTCCTATATTTTCATTTTGCCACCCTCACTTGAAATTCAGCGGCAAAGACTTATTTTGCGAGGCACAGACACTCCCGAAGTGATTGAGCAAAGAATGTTGCATACGATGGTGGAATTGAAAGTCGCACGCGAGTATGATTATGCTATTGTGAACAGTAAAATCGATTTGGCAGTTGCCACACTTAAAACGATTATTGAGGCTGAAGAGTATAAAGTTAAGCATTTATTAAAGGACTCTTCTTGTCCTGCTTTGTTAAAAATTAAATAA
- a CDS encoding ATP-binding cassette domain-containing protein produces the protein MSHNPLVHIKNLTVKYGQKTALERVSFQVEAGKTYGIVGKSGCGKSTLAKAIAGLIQYEGWIAVDGQRIPPISWSNHALWARKLVQMIFQDPYSCLNPKMTICDILSEPFEVHGLIPNKVERMAAIQQLLENVGLPQDILYRYPKTFSGGQRQRIAIARALAVIPRLLILDESLSALDGHLQQQLLALLRELQNKYGITFLFITHHLKMAESFCNRIGVMYQGRLVEEYAPQEVYTHEHTKELHDAHAFLESVC, from the coding sequence GTGTCGCATAATCCCCTTGTTCACATAAAAAACCTGACTGTAAAATACGGCCAAAAGACTGCATTAGAGAGAGTAAGCTTTCAGGTGGAAGCCGGCAAGACTTATGGAATTGTAGGGAAAAGCGGCTGCGGCAAATCGACCTTAGCTAAAGCAATAGCAGGCCTTATCCAGTATGAAGGCTGGATTGCTGTAGATGGACAACGGATCCCCCCTATCAGTTGGTCTAATCATGCCTTATGGGCAAGAAAATTAGTTCAGATGATTTTCCAGGATCCCTATTCCTGCCTTAATCCCAAGATGACGATATGTGATATCCTTTCGGAACCCTTTGAAGTGCATGGACTCATCCCCAATAAAGTGGAAAGGATGGCAGCTATTCAGCAATTACTAGAAAATGTGGGGCTGCCGCAGGATATCTTGTATAGATACCCAAAGACTTTCAGTGGAGGACAACGGCAACGTATTGCTATTGCTAGAGCGTTAGCAGTCATTCCCCGTCTACTAATTCTTGACGAATCGCTTTCTGCTTTAGATGGTCACTTACAGCAGCAACTTCTTGCCTTACTTAGAGAACTGCAGAACAAATATGGGATAACATTCCTCTTTATTACGCATCATTTGAAGATGGCTGAATCTTTTTGCAACAGGATAGGAGTGATGTATCAAGGTCGTTTAGTGGAAGAGTATGCACCCCAGGAAGTCTATACTCATGAACATACTAAAGAACTGCACGATGCACATGCTTTTTTAGAATCGGTTTGTTAA
- a CDS encoding tRNA 2-thiocytidine biosynthesis TtcA family protein: MSGIRVVESLMRKAIFTYKLIPDEAKITVALSGGKDSLTLLHLLHQVSGRGIAPFKLHAVHIGGEFSCGAGVSRQFLQKCCDDLHVPLTVIESSQKLETLECYSCSRERRRLLFDAAKANDSTIVAFGHHRDDHIQTLLMNLLHKGEFAGNLAKVPMVHYGVTIIRPLLFVSEDQIISYAKDKGFLRAMCRCPVGQKSMRKKADDMLKQIEEIFPNARVNLARAGWLRGSEGALTP; this comes from the coding sequence ATGAGCGGTATTAGAGTCGTTGAAAGTTTAATGCGTAAAGCAATTTTTACGTATAAACTCATTCCTGATGAGGCAAAGATCACTGTAGCGTTAAGCGGAGGAAAAGATAGCCTTACCCTTCTGCATCTACTCCACCAGGTGAGTGGTCGTGGAATCGCCCCCTTCAAGCTGCATGCTGTCCATATCGGTGGGGAGTTTTCCTGTGGCGCAGGAGTGAGCCGACAATTTTTGCAAAAATGCTGTGATGATCTCCATGTTCCCTTGACAGTGATTGAAAGCTCTCAGAAGCTTGAAACTCTCGAATGCTACAGCTGCTCCCGGGAGAGACGCCGTCTTTTGTTTGATGCAGCCAAAGCGAACGATAGCACCATTGTTGCATTCGGACACCATCGCGATGACCATATACAGACACTCCTGATGAACCTTCTTCATAAAGGGGAGTTTGCCGGGAATCTAGCCAAAGTGCCGATGGTCCACTATGGCGTAACTATCATCCGTCCCTTACTATTCGTCTCGGAAGACCAAATTATTTCCTATGCGAAAGATAAAGGCTTTCTTCGTGCAATGTGCCGCTGCCCGGTGGGGCAGAAGTCTATGCGTAAAAAAGCCGATGACATGTTGAAGCAAATAGAGGAGATCTTTCCTAATGCTAGGGTCAACTTAGCCCGTGCCGGTTGGCTGCGTGGTTCGGAAGGCGCCCTAACTCCTTGA
- a CDS encoding bifunctional 3,4-dihydroxy-2-butanone-4-phosphate synthase/GTP cyclohydrolase II, which yields MQAVKSIELALQALKEGKLIIVADDEDRENEGDLIFSASHATPELLAFVVRHTTGIVCVPMLGERLDELQIPMMVNSNTECYRTAFTISVDYFHDTTTGVSAADRTQTIKALANPQSKPGEFRRPGHIFPLRYREGGVLKRAGHTEAAIDLCLLAKLPPVAVLCELVNDDGTMMRFPDLLKFGEKYNIPVTTVANLIKYRRKTEKLVEKVSQAKLPTPFGIFEVHAYRSALDGIEHLALVMGDVSKSESPLVRVHSECLTGDVFGSLRCDCGTQLQQAMEMIALNGEGAIIYLRGHEGRGIGLAHKVSAYNLQDQGRDTVEANLELGFQNDSREYGIGAQILADLGVTKLRLITNNPKKYGGIEGYDLEITERVSLPPFMTTENRGYLLTKKNKLGHLLEI from the coding sequence ATGCAGGCCGTTAAATCAATAGAATTAGCTCTTCAAGCTTTAAAAGAAGGCAAGCTCATTATCGTAGCAGATGATGAGGATAGGGAAAACGAGGGCGACCTTATATTCTCTGCTTCCCACGCAACCCCTGAATTACTTGCGTTTGTGGTGCGGCATACTACCGGTATCGTCTGCGTCCCTATGCTAGGGGAAAGATTGGATGAACTTCAGATCCCTATGATGGTGAACAGCAATACGGAATGCTACCGAACCGCTTTTACTATCTCCGTAGACTATTTTCATGATACGACAACGGGTGTTTCAGCCGCTGACCGCACACAGACAATTAAAGCGCTCGCCAACCCACAGAGTAAACCTGGGGAATTCCGCCGTCCCGGACATATTTTCCCGTTAAGATATCGTGAAGGAGGCGTATTAAAACGCGCAGGACATACAGAAGCCGCCATTGACCTATGCCTACTGGCAAAACTACCGCCTGTTGCCGTACTTTGCGAGCTTGTCAATGATGACGGCACAATGATGCGCTTCCCCGATCTGTTGAAATTTGGCGAGAAATATAATATCCCGGTCACAACGGTAGCAAACTTGATCAAGTACCGGCGTAAGACAGAAAAACTTGTAGAGAAAGTCTCCCAAGCTAAATTACCTACACCATTTGGCATTTTTGAAGTACACGCTTACAGATCAGCATTGGATGGGATCGAACATCTGGCCCTGGTCATGGGAGATGTCAGTAAGAGTGAGTCCCCTCTTGTAAGAGTCCATTCGGAATGTTTAACCGGCGATGTTTTTGGTTCTTTACGCTGTGATTGCGGCACCCAACTTCAGCAGGCAATGGAAATGATTGCTTTGAATGGAGAAGGCGCCATAATCTACCTAAGAGGACATGAAGGACGCGGCATAGGATTGGCCCATAAAGTCAGCGCCTATAATCTTCAAGACCAAGGGCGTGATACTGTTGAGGCTAATTTAGAGCTCGGCTTTCAGAATGACTCCCGCGAATACGGGATTGGAGCGCAGATATTAGCAGACCTCGGGGTAACGAAACTCCGACTGATCACAAACAACCCAAAAAAATATGGCGGAATAGAAGGGTACGATTTAGAAATAACTGAGCGGGTGAGTTTGCCGCCTTTTATGACAACAGAGAACCGTGGCTATTTACTGACAAAAAAGAATAAACTGGGCCATTTACTAGAAATTTAG
- a CDS encoding peptide ABC transporter substrate-binding protein, producing MKRVVGFLFILFTSLTFYSCQQSQCPTGFMKPHEEGLLRVSIDNDLSTMDPRRVRDLNTMTFMRMFYEGLVRAKSDGTYEPAVAEKIEVSDDGKVYTIKLKETFWTNGERVEANDFIYAWKSMLTPGFPAPNAYQLYPIKNAQAIKDGKEFVDALGVFEKNKTTLVIELEHAHPEFMQLLSTPFYYPVNYQWAKDYDDSPHTINPGEVPLNGPFVPKSWHQQESLVAAPNPTYWDAKAVKLKKVEFIYSDNNTALQMFKQDGVDWVGSPLSTLPMDALAALKKENCVKIVPADGMFFIRMNTAKPPFTNANIRRGFSQAIDRKSIVENITLAGQPPSTSLVPTNYGLGSTAAHEIYDPSRAASDFARGLKELGLQTDTFPPVTLSYVYSDRNHKIAQTLQRQWKTLLGIDVSLPPSEAKVTMDQIRRGDYMMAIGSWFADIHDPINYLDVFKYKNNGTNNTGWENAKYIEALEKSTTVGTDERKKSLAEAESILLQEMPIVPLFEATFSYMQKPRVEGVYLSPLGYMDFKYASVAKYADDFPPKGD from the coding sequence ATGAAACGAGTAGTCGGTTTTTTATTTATTTTATTTACGTCATTGACATTTTACAGTTGTCAGCAAAGCCAATGCCCCACGGGTTTTATGAAGCCGCACGAAGAGGGGCTATTGCGCGTTTCTATAGATAATGACCTTTCTACCATGGATCCCCGCAGAGTCCGTGATTTGAATACGATGACATTTATGCGCATGTTTTATGAGGGATTAGTTAGGGCCAAATCAGATGGAACCTATGAACCTGCCGTTGCGGAAAAGATCGAAGTTTCTGACGATGGGAAGGTTTATACAATAAAATTAAAGGAAACCTTTTGGACGAATGGTGAAAGAGTAGAAGCCAATGACTTCATTTATGCATGGAAAAGTATGCTGACTCCGGGATTTCCTGCGCCCAATGCCTACCAACTCTATCCGATAAAAAATGCCCAAGCGATTAAAGACGGTAAAGAATTTGTCGATGCTTTAGGTGTTTTTGAGAAAAATAAGACGACTTTAGTCATAGAGCTAGAACATGCGCATCCTGAGTTCATGCAGCTCCTTTCCACTCCATTTTATTATCCTGTAAATTATCAGTGGGCAAAAGATTACGATGACAGCCCGCATACAATCAATCCTGGGGAAGTCCCTCTCAATGGACCGTTTGTTCCTAAGTCTTGGCATCAGCAAGAATCGTTAGTCGCGGCTCCGAATCCCACCTATTGGGATGCTAAAGCTGTGAAATTGAAAAAGGTGGAGTTTATCTATAGTGACAATAATACAGCCCTGCAGATGTTCAAACAAGATGGTGTGGATTGGGTAGGCTCCCCTCTTTCTACATTGCCGATGGACGCTTTAGCTGCTTTGAAAAAAGAAAACTGCGTCAAAATAGTGCCTGCTGATGGAATGTTCTTCATACGTATGAATACAGCAAAACCTCCCTTCACTAATGCCAACATCAGACGAGGATTCAGTCAAGCTATTGATCGTAAGAGCATCGTAGAAAATATTACCCTAGCAGGCCAGCCTCCTTCCACATCCTTAGTCCCCACTAACTATGGCTTGGGTTCCACAGCAGCCCATGAAATTTATGATCCCTCAAGAGCCGCAAGTGATTTTGCCAGAGGCTTAAAGGAGTTAGGGCTGCAAACTGATACGTTCCCTCCTGTCACCCTTTCGTATGTTTATAGTGATCGCAACCATAAGATAGCTCAAACTTTGCAACGCCAGTGGAAGACCCTATTGGGCATCGATGTTTCCCTTCCGCCTTCTGAAGCTAAAGTGACGATGGACCAAATCCGCCGCGGCGACTATATGATGGCTATCGGTTCTTGGTTTGCAGATATCCATGATCCGATCAATTATTTGGATGTCTTCAAGTATAAAAATAACGGCACAAATAATACAGGCTGGGAAAACGCAAAGTATATTGAAGCTTTGGAAAAATCGACAACAGTCGGAACAGATGAAAGGAAGAAGTCCTTAGCTGAAGCTGAAAGCATCCTTTTGCAGGAAATGCCTATTGTTCCACTTTTTGAAGCTACCTTCAGCTACATGCAAAAACCGCGTGTAGAAGGGGTCTATTTATCTCCTTTGGGGTATATGGACTTTAAATATGCATCCGTAGCAAAGTATGCAGATGACTTTCCTCCCAAAGGTGACTAA
- a CDS encoding ABC transporter ATP-binding protein, with amino-acid sequence MESNQPLLQVTNLNIRLEDKPLLSDVSFDVFPAERIALVGPSGSGKSLTVSAIAKLLPRKQSWEISGNILWENTDLVKANEKQMLAFRKQGIAFIPQEALCCLNPSMKIGKQLQEIAPNEDPAEWLSEVGIHNPEQAQWSYPHEFSGGMCQRVVLAIALASKPKLLLADEFTSALDTVSQVQILQLLDKLCTRYNTALLAVTHDKNIAAKLCSKSYRMDKGRLSVA; translated from the coding sequence ATGGAAAGTAATCAGCCACTGCTGCAAGTCACAAATTTAAATATCCGTTTAGAGGATAAGCCCCTTCTTTCTGATGTTTCATTCGATGTGTTTCCTGCAGAAAGAATTGCGCTAGTGGGTCCAAGCGGTAGCGGTAAATCCCTCACAGTTTCTGCAATCGCTAAACTACTACCGCGTAAGCAATCTTGGGAAATATCCGGAAATATTCTCTGGGAAAATACAGACCTGGTAAAGGCAAACGAAAAGCAAATGCTGGCCTTTAGGAAACAAGGAATCGCCTTCATTCCGCAAGAAGCGTTGTGCTGCTTAAACCCCTCTATGAAAATAGGCAAACAGCTTCAAGAAATTGCCCCTAACGAGGACCCTGCAGAATGGCTGTCCGAGGTAGGCATTCATAATCCTGAACAAGCTCAATGGTCATATCCACATGAATTCAGTGGAGGAATGTGTCAACGTGTGGTGCTTGCGATAGCGTTAGCTTCTAAGCCTAAGCTGCTACTAGCGGATGAATTCACAAGCGCCCTAGACACAGTTTCCCAAGTACAGATTCTACAATTGTTGGATAAGTTATGCACACGTTACAATACCGCGTTGCTGGCTGTTACACACGATAAGAACATTGCCGCAAAACTTTGCTCAAAATCATATCGCATGGATAAAGGCAGGTTGAGTGTCGCATAA